The sequence AAGGACGGCTCTCTTAGGGCTATTATGGTTTTCTTGTTGATCTTTTGTAACCCTTGACCTAGACCTACTGTAGTAGTTGACTTACCTTCACCTGCAGGTGTTGGATTTATTGCTGTAACTAATATAAGCTTTCCATCGGGTTTTTCTTTAAGTCTGTCCCATACTTTTAAAGAAACCTTAGCTTTGTAATTACCGTAAAGTTCAACTTCTTCAGGTTCTAGACCAATCTTTTTAGCAATGTCCATGATTGGTTCCATCTTAGCACTTTGTGCAATTTCGATATCAGTCTTCATGTAAACCCTCCCTAAAATAGTTATACTTTATTACATTCGCCAAACTATTGGCAAAGTCCTATATTGTGCAAAAATTAACACAGTTTTTTTATACTACTTTTTTTCCTCTTTTAAACACATCTGTTACATGGTTTATACCGAAGTGATACGGTATATAGTCAACATTTGTACAGTCAAATATTACAATATCCGCTAGCTTGCCAATTTCCAGACTACCTCTATCTCCTGCAAGGTTAAGGCTATGGGCACCATTTATGGTAAATGCAGCTAAAGCTTGAGCAGGGGTTAATTTCATGTTGAGGCAAGCTAGGGTCATTATCAGCTGAGGGTTTTCAGTGGGACAGCTTCCAGGGTTGTAATCTGTGGAAAGAGCAATTGGCACACCTTTTTTAATCATTTCCTGGGCAGGAGCATATCTTTTAGACATTAGGTTAAAGCTAGTTCCTGGTAGTAGGACTGCAATAGTATTGGCCTTTGCCATTTCAAGCATACCCTCTTCATCTATTGCCAATAAATGATCTGCGGAAATACAGCCCAGTTTAGCCGCCAATTGAGCTCCTTTGGTTGGCACTATTTCATCGGCATGGATTTTTAACTTAAATCCATGTTTTTTAGCCTCTAAGAATATTCTTTCAGTCTGTTCTACAGTAAATACACCCTCTTCACAGAATACATCGCAAAATTCAGCAAATGGCTTAACTTCCGGGAGCATATCTATTATCTCATCAACAAATTTATCAGGATTCGACTTGTATTTTTCTGGTATAGCATGTGCACCTAAAAAAGTAGAAAAGACGTCAACACAGTGTTGATCATTAAGCTGGTTACTTACTTTAAGTTGTTTTAACTCAGTATCTAAAGTCAACCCGTAACCACTCTTACTTTCTACAGTGGTTACACCCATACTTAACATAGTATCTAAACTCTTTTTACTTTGGGAGAAAAGTTGCTCTTCAGTGGCATTTGCAGTCTGACTTACTGAATTTAGTATTCCTCCCCCCTCTTTTAGGATATCCATATAGGGTTTGCCTTGAATCCTCCAGTTATACTCTCTTTCCCTACTCCCATAATGTACTAAGTGTGTATGGGAATCAATAATGCCTGGTGTTACAAGTCTCCCTTGGGCATCAAATATTTCATACTCTGAAGGTACCACAATTTGGCTTGTTAAACCAATATCTTTAATTATTCCACCTTCTATTAAAATAGTACCATTTTCTACCAATCCTAGATCTCCAAAATTTTCTCCCTTTTGGGGCGTGTGTGTGTACCCTTTAAAAGTTGCAAGGTTTCCATTTATTATTGCTAATTTCATGGTACTTAACCTTGAAATAGCCTATTCTCTAGAATTTGGTCCTTCTTAAATTCTTCAAGGCCTAAATAATAATCCACAGTTTCAATAAGAGCGTCCATGGGTACTAAACCTATAACTTCGGAACCTATAACTGAAACTCCGTAACGTTGTGCCTCTACCTTTATGAGCTCCTTGGCACGATAAAGTGGTGTTTTTTTGTAATCTACCATATTCATTGATATTTGAACTATGCCTCTTTCCTTTAATTCAACGCCCATTGCCTTGACACTGTGTAGCCCGCCGCCTGCATGCCTCACATTTTTAGCTATTTTATTTGCTATGTCAATGTTATTTGTATCTAAATTAACATTGAAAGCCACTAAAGGCATTCTGGCTCCAACTGCAGTTGCCCCTGACTTAGGGTTAAACGCTGAAGGACCATAGTCCGGTTTCCACTTGTCTTCTTGCATCTTTTCTTGTAACCCTTCATATTCACCTTTGCGAACTTTTGCTAAGTTCGTTCTGTGAGTTGCCGATGCAGCTTTTTCATATAGATACACAGGGATTTTTAGTTCTTCTCCTATTCTTTGACCTAACGTTCTTGCCAAATCAATACATTCCTCCATGGTTACATCTTTTATGGGTATAAATGGAATTACATCTGTTGCCCCCATTCTTGGATGCTCACCTTTATGGGTGGTCATATCAATTAACTCTGCTGCTTTTTTAGCACCTTGAAACACACCTTCAACAATTTTTTCTTTGCTTCCCACAAGGGTTACCACAGTCCTGTTATGATCTTTGTCTGAAGAGTAGTCAAGGACTTTGATACCCTCTACGGACCTAATAGCCTCAACTATTTTTTCCACGACCTCTTGGTTCATTCCTTCACTAAAGTTTGGCACACATTGTACAATAGACATCTAATTACCTCCTTTTATTATATAAAATAAGCATACTTTAAGTTTATTTTGATTACTTTCTATTTGCCATGGCCTTTT comes from Alkalicella caledoniensis and encodes:
- the hutI gene encoding imidazolonepropionase, coding for MKLAIINGNLATFKGYTHTPQKGENFGDLGLVENGTILIEGGIIKDIGLTSQIVVPSEYEIFDAQGRLVTPGIIDSHTHLVHYGSREREYNWRIQGKPYMDILKEGGGILNSVSQTANATEEQLFSQSKKSLDTMLSMGVTTVESKSGYGLTLDTELKQLKVSNQLNDQHCVDVFSTFLGAHAIPEKYKSNPDKFVDEIIDMLPEVKPFAEFCDVFCEEGVFTVEQTERIFLEAKKHGFKLKIHADEIVPTKGAQLAAKLGCISADHLLAIDEEGMLEMAKANTIAVLLPGTSFNLMSKRYAPAQEMIKKGVPIALSTDYNPGSCPTENPQLIMTLACLNMKLTPAQALAAFTINGAHSLNLAGDRGSLEIGKLADIVIFDCTNVDYIPYHFGINHVTDVFKRGKKVV
- the ftcD gene encoding glutamate formimidoyltransferase, which codes for MSIVQCVPNFSEGMNQEVVEKIVEAIRSVEGIKVLDYSSDKDHNRTVVTLVGSKEKIVEGVFQGAKKAAELIDMTTHKGEHPRMGATDVIPFIPIKDVTMEECIDLARTLGQRIGEELKIPVYLYEKAASATHRTNLAKVRKGEYEGLQEKMQEDKWKPDYGPSAFNPKSGATAVGARMPLVAFNVNLDTNNIDIANKIAKNVRHAGGGLHSVKAMGVELKERGIVQISMNMVDYKKTPLYRAKELIKVEAQRYGVSVIGSEVIGLVPMDALIETVDYYLGLEEFKKDQILENRLFQG